The sequence GGCCAAAGCGCCGGGCCTGGATGCGCAAGATGCTGGCAAAGCTGTGCAGGCATTCGGCCAGCAGCTGCGCCCGGAAGCGCTGGTTGAGCAGGTGCGTGGTCAGCACCGCCCAGAGCAGGTAGAGCCCGGCACCGGTCGCGAACCAGCCGGTGTGCAGCAAGACCTCTTCCAGCGAGTTCATCGGCGGCGCGGCCATCGAGAACAGCATCGAAAACAGCAGCGAAAAGCAGATCGGTCCGCCACGTTTGCCCCAGGCCATCATCATCACGGCCAGAAAGGTGCCGCCCACCAGCACGCTGCCCAGCAGCAGGGCATCCTGGCGCGTCAGCTGCACCAGCATGAACAGCGGCGTGCCCAGCACCGGCGCTGGCAGCACCTGCATGATCTTGCGCCGGCGCGGCGAGGGAACGTCCGGCAGGCTGGTGATGATGACGCCGACCGCCGCACTGGCCGCAGCCGCCAGGCCGGCCGACTCGAACAGGGCCAGCATGATCAGCACCAGGCCAAGCGCGACGCTCAGGCCGTTGGTGACGTACTGGCTCAGGGCCACGCGCAATGCGTTGTGCGCCTTGCCCTGGAGCCGCGTTGACAGTCTGGCAAGAAAGGTCGGGTCAGCAGGATGGCGGTTCATGGTGCGTGGGCCACGCTTTCAAGGGTCGATGGCGCTCAGGCTGGCTGTCCCTTTTGCCGGTGAACAGTTCAGTTGAATGCGCGGGTCAAGCCAGTGTAGCGGCGGTGCGCCTCCCGCATCACCAGGAACCCGTGCCCGGTCTTGGCCTGCAATCGCAGCGCAATCGGCTCTGTATCCGCGAAGACCCTCTGGGGAGTTGGCGAGGATTGGACGTCCTGCGATGCATGGTAAATTCAGTGTTCTTCTGCCGACCGGGCTGGCGACCCTTCATCAAAACTTGCCGTGCCACAAAGTAAACCTGTCGCGCTTGCACAACCTCCCATTCGCCAGCTTGATGGCGTCAAGACGGCAGCACCTGAAAAGGCGGCTGCATGCACCAAGCTTATGGATAACAAGTCGAATGCTTTACTGAACAAGCAGGCCAGCGTGGCTGCCGATGGCAGAGCCCTGCATGAAACCGTCAGGCTCTGCCTGGGCTACCTCGGCCTGGGGCTGATTTGCCTCACGGTGTCGGTCGTGGCCCTTCCGATGCGCATGGCGCTGCCGAGGGTGTTGAGCAAACGGTGGGGCCGCCAGCTGGTCGGCGCGACATTTCGCGTCTATCTGCGTTTTTTAAGCGTCATGGGCGCCTGCCGCTTCGACTTGACGGCCCTCGACAGCCTGCAGGGCGCCCCGGCCATGATCATCGCGCCCAACCATCCGTCATTGCTCGATGCCCTCATGATCCTGTCGCGTCTTCCTGGCGCGGTCTGCATCATGAAGGCCGATATCGTGAACAGCCCTTTTTTTGGTGCCGGCTCCCGGCTGGTCGGCTACATCCGCAACACGCCGCTTCGCACCATGGTGCAATTGGCAATCGCCGATTTGCACCAGGGCAGCCATCTGCTGCTGTTTCCCGAAGGCACGCGCACCAGCCGCTTTCCCGTGGGTGCCATGCAGGGCACCACGGGGCTGATTGCCAAGCATGCCGGCGTTGCGGTGCAGACGGTTTTCATTGAAACCGATTCGGGTTTTCTGGGCAAAGGCTGGTCCGTGTGGCGGACCCCCAAAATGCCGATTACTTACCGCATCCGGCTTGGCAAGCGCTTTGATCCGCCGCAGAACACGGCGCTTTTTGTCAGTGAGCTGGAGCAGTATTTCCAGGCCGAGCTGGCGCATGCGCAATTGCCGGACTTTCCCGTGTCGCCTGCGTCTTGAGGCGGTTTGTTTTATGTTTAGCCCGGATTACCTCGCGATGAATGCTTGCCCTTCCGGCATTTCACAGACCCATCTGGTGCTGATTCCGAGCTACAACCCCGGCCCCAAGGTCTATGAGACGGTGCGTTCGGCCCGCGCGCAATGGACGCCTGTCTGGGTGGTGGTGGACGGCAGCACCGACGGCAGCGCCGAAGGCCTGCAGGCGATGGCGGCGCACGATGACGGCCTGCGCGTTCTGGTGCTGCCGCGCAACGTCGGCAAGGGTGCTGCCGTGCTGCACGGGCTGGACCTGGCCGCAGCAGAGGGTTTCACGCATGTGCTGACCATGGATTCCGATGGCCAGCACCCGGCCTACCTGATTCCCGATTTCATGGCTGCGTCAAGCGCCCGGCCCGCCGACATGGTGCTGGGCGTGCCGGTGTTCGCCGCCGATGCGCCACGCCTTCGGGTCAACGGGCGCAAGGTGTCGAACTGGTGGGCGAATCTGGAAACGCTCTGGGCGGGCATTGGCGATTCGCTGTTCGGATTTCGCGTCTATCCGATTGCGCCGCTGCGGCGCGTCATGCAGGGCCAGCGCTGGATGCGCCGCTTCGATTTCGACCCTGAAGCCGTCGTGCGCATGTGCTGGCTGGGCGTCAAGCCACTGAATCTGCCTGCGGTGGTGCGCTACTTCCGTGCCGATGAAGGCGGCGTTTCGCATTTCAACTACCTGCGCGACAACCTCTTGCTGACCTGGATGCACAGCCGCCTGTTCGTAGGCTTTTTGCTGCGTTTGCCGCTGTTGCTGGCGCGGCGCCTTGCACGCAGTGAAAAGCGTGGGGGCTAAATCATCCCGCCATTGATGGAAATCACCTGTCCGCTGATGTAGGCTGACTTTTCTGATGCCAGGAAACTGACCAGGTCGGCGACTTCCTCGGGCTGGCCGGGGCGCTTCATCGGCACCAACTGGGCAATGGCGGCTGGATCAAAGCTGCCCCGGCTCATCGGCGTGGCAATGATGCCGGGCGCCACGGCGTTGACGGTGATGCCTCGGCTGGCCACTTCCAGCGCCAGCGACTTGGTGGCCGAATGCAGCGCGCCCTTGGCGGCCGAATAGTTCACCTGGCCCCGGTTGCCGGCCACGGCCGCCACCGACGTGATGGTGATGATGCGGCCCCAGCGGGTGCGGATCATCGGCATCATCAAGGGCTGGGTGACATGAAAAAAGCCATTCAAGGACACGTCAATCACCTGCTGCCATTGCCTGAGCTGCATGCCCGGAAAAACCGCGTCGTCGTGAATGCCGGCATTGTTCACCAGCACCTGGATTGGGCCGTCCGCCAGCAGCAACTCCAGCGCGGCGGCAGTGGCCGCTGCATCGGTCACGTCGAAGGCCCGTGCCTGCGCATGGCCGCCAGCGACCCGGATTTGAGCGACCAGGGTCTGGGCAGCTTCCAGGCTGCGGTTGGCATGCACGATGACGTGAAAGCCGTCGGCGGCCAACTGCCGGCAGATGGCCGAGCCGATGCCGCCACTGCCGCCAGTGACCAGGGCACGCTTGCGAGGGCTGGTTTGATTCATAAGGGGTGAACCGGAAGTGGCAAGGCTGGCGGGTTTGAGCGGCCCGGCAGCGCCAGGTTAGCGGCATTGAGCACGACCACGGCGCGCCCCGAAAGCAGCAGCACCGGCCCGCCGTGAACCGTGAAGCTGTAAAGAATCGTGCTGGCGTCGCCGCTCATGCGTTCGGCCCGGATGAGGAGGGTTGTGCCCAGGTCATCGAGCCTTTCGACATGCAGCATCACGCTGCGCACACTGGCCAGGTAGCCGATCTGCGGGCCATGCCGTGCCTCGCCGGCGCTGGCTTCGGCGATCAGCGCGCCATGCACGGCCATGGCCTGCGCGGCGTATTCAATGCCGCATGCGGCGCCCAGCCGTCCGTGCGAGCGCAAGGGATTGTCGGGCGAAAGGTGGCTGGTGGCCTCGCAGCTGATCTGGCCCGTGTCCCAACTGGTTACGCGGTCGAGCAGGCACATGCTTCCCTGATGGGGTATGCGCCGTGCAATATCGTCGTGCTGCAGCATGCAAGGAACGGCCGAAGGCATCAGCGGCATGGCGCAACCTGCACGGCCAGTTGCAGGTTGTCGAGGTAGTCGAGCACGACCTCGCCCTGGCTTTGGAGCGCAACACTGCGCAGCAGCGGCAAGCCGCGTGCGGCCGGAATGCTTTTGCGCAATTGTTCGAGGGCCGCATCGGCCAGGCCGTCTGCCGCCACACTGGTAAAGCAGGTGGCGGGCACCAGGCTCCAGTGGGCCAGGCTGCGTTCGCTGCGCCGGGGCGCCAGCACCAGGGCG comes from Polaromonas naphthalenivorans CJ2 and encodes:
- a CDS encoding glycosyltransferase family 2 protein is translated as MNACPSGISQTHLVLIPSYNPGPKVYETVRSARAQWTPVWVVVDGSTDGSAEGLQAMAAHDDGLRVLVLPRNVGKGAAVLHGLDLAAAEGFTHVLTMDSDGQHPAYLIPDFMAASSARPADMVLGVPVFAADAPRLRVNGRKVSNWWANLETLWAGIGDSLFGFRVYPIAPLRRVMQGQRWMRRFDFDPEAVVRMCWLGVKPLNLPAVVRYFRADEGGVSHFNYLRDNLLLTWMHSRLFVGFLLRLPLLLARRLARSEKRGG
- a CDS encoding lysophospholipid acyltransferase family protein — its product is MDNKSNALLNKQASVAADGRALHETVRLCLGYLGLGLICLTVSVVALPMRMALPRVLSKRWGRQLVGATFRVYLRFLSVMGACRFDLTALDSLQGAPAMIIAPNHPSLLDALMILSRLPGAVCIMKADIVNSPFFGAGSRLVGYIRNTPLRTMVQLAIADLHQGSHLLLFPEGTRTSRFPVGAMQGTTGLIAKHAGVAVQTVFIETDSGFLGKGWSVWRTPKMPITYRIRLGKRFDPPQNTALFVSELEQYFQAELAHAQLPDFPVSPAS
- the fabG gene encoding 3-oxoacyl-ACP reductase FabG, producing the protein MNQTSPRKRALVTGGSGGIGSAICRQLAADGFHVIVHANRSLEAAQTLVAQIRVAGGHAQARAFDVTDAAATAAALELLLADGPIQVLVNNAGIHDDAVFPGMQLRQWQQVIDVSLNGFFHVTQPLMMPMIRTRWGRIITITSVAAVAGNRGQVNYSAAKGALHSATKSLALEVASRGITVNAVAPGIIATPMSRGSFDPAAIAQLVPMKRPGQPEEVADLVSFLASEKSAYISGQVISINGGMI
- a CDS encoding hotdog family protein, coding for MPSAVPCMLQHDDIARRIPHQGSMCLLDRVTSWDTGQISCEATSHLSPDNPLRSHGRLGAACGIEYAAQAMAVHGALIAEASAGEARHGPQIGYLASVRSVMLHVERLDDLGTTLLIRAERMSGDASTILYSFTVHGGPVLLLSGRAVVVLNAANLALPGRSNPPALPLPVHPL